Within the Pseudomonadota bacterium genome, the region ACTTAAAAGGGGTGAGCATTTTAATCTTTCTGCAACTCCTGCACCCGGTAGACACCGTGGTGAATCTCGGTATCGGCGCGATGGGTCTTGAGGTCGACGCCCACGGCATCAATGCGGGCGGTGTTATGGTCGATCTTCTCGATCAAAATATCAATCTTATCAGTATTCAGATCAATCTTGGCGCTTAACCGTTCTTCCATCCGGCCCATTTCATTACGCAAAACCTGTTGTCCTTCGAGGACCAATTTTATGTCATCCCTCATATCTTCCAGAAGAATTTCTAAATGTTTCTTTTTCATTCCGCTAATTTCTACTGCTATATAATTCTCTTCCATACAAAACCTGGATGGAAAATTCAACACCCCTTGAACCCGAGAACCCAATTGGACATCCGGCGATAAATGTCTTCAAGTACCGGGACCTGTTCCAGTAATTGACTGAGATTTGCTTTTACCCGTTCCGGTTGATCGGGATATTCATGCGCCGTCTGGTTACGCAACTCCCACAGCAGCTGCCATTGTTCTACGGAAGGCATCATTCCCGGCTTTTCGGCCCGGTTCAATTTATCCAGGAAAGGTTCATTGTCCTCCCACTCTTGAACCAGTTGCAGCATCGCCGGCAGTAATCGGGTGCCGACAGCATCCTGTAATTTGGCAAAACGAAACGGCAGCTGATCCAGAGTTCGCACTTGATCATCGCTTAACTCAGCGATAGAACCACTTTGCAGAGGCTCAAAGGTAATCGCTTCCTGCCAGGCGGAATGCAACCGGTATCGATGCTGCTCACACTCCCGCAAAGCCGGGGTCAATTTGTAATCAACGATCTCCTGAGACTTCATAAACATACCCCCGTACTTTCCGCCACAAGATGGATCGGAGCATAAGATTGACCCGGGGCCGGGGCAAAAACCAGATCAATACGCTGTTCACCGAGTTCCAGTTTCGCCCTGGATAAAAAACGTAACCTGGCATCCAGCTGTTGTTTTGCCGGTCGATCAAAACCAGTCACATATAAATCTATATCACCACCACGCCGCTGTTCGTCAACCCGGGAGCCGAACAGAAGCAAGTGTGCTTCCAGACCAAAAACCTCACGACTTAACCGTTTAAAAACGTCTATTTGCATCGGCGTTAATCTCATGGGCAAGCAACTCACCTCGTTTAGAAAAGTCGGAAGTGAAAAATAAATTACTACTCGATGAATTTTAACTTGTCAAAGAAAAAAGGGGGCACAAAGAAAAGGAGAGAAGTTGGAAGAAGGACGGTCTGACAGGAGACAGGAGGCAGAAGGCAGGAGACAGAAGACAGAAGACAGGAAAAGAAAAGTAAAAAAAGAGTTAAGAATAAAAGATATTTCACCATGAAAGCAGAAAGGAACAAGCAGTGGGAAGTGGGAAGGATAAAGCAGGGAGGCGAAGGGGACGAGACCGCGACCAGCACCGTTGGCGTTGGATTGAAAACTGCAACCCTTCGTGTTCTGGTGAAAAAGAACGGTTAATCTCCCCGATCCCGTAGTTCTTGCAACCGCCGACGACGTTCTTCCTCATCCCAGCCAAGATGCTTTTCGATAAAGCGATCCAGAGAGAGATTCATTTTTTCCAACATCCTGATGGC harbors:
- a CDS encoding nucleotidyltransferase domain-containing protein, which encodes MQIDVFKRLSREVFGLEAHLLLFGSRVDEQRRGGDIDLYVTGFDRPAKQQLDARLRFLSRAKLELGEQRIDLVFAPAPGQSYAPIHLVAESTGVCL